Proteins from one Mycobacterium adipatum genomic window:
- a CDS encoding DUF732 domain-containing protein, with translation MMRLRFAVAAGAVLSAGLLAAAPAQADPATDFLNTLDGSGLGTINPADAVSAGQSVCPMLADGGQNLADVAGRVSETIGRPLGPATMFTGFAISAFCPGAVTSLANGESPFPGLF, from the coding sequence ATGATGCGTTTGCGATTCGCGGTTGCCGCCGGTGCCGTCCTGTCCGCCGGTCTGCTGGCCGCCGCCCCCGCCCAGGCCGATCCGGCCACCGATTTCCTGAACACGCTGGACGGTTCGGGTCTGGGCACCATCAACCCGGCCGACGCCGTCTCGGCGGGCCAGTCGGTGTGCCCGATGTTGGCCGACGGAGGGCAGAACCTCGCCGATGTCGCCGGGCGGGTCTCGGAGACGATCGGGCGTCCGCTCGGCCCGGCCACCATGTTCACCGGCTTCGCCATCTCGGCGTTCTGCCCGGGCGCGGTCACCTCACTGGCCAACGGTGAGTCGCCGTTCCCCGGGCTGTTCTAG
- a CDS encoding multifunctional oxoglutarate decarboxylase/oxoglutarate dehydrogenase thiamine pyrophosphate-binding subunit/dihydrolipoyllysine-residue succinyltransferase subunit, whose protein sequence is MYRKFREDPSSVDPSWHEFLVDYAPEPIDAPAQRSEPAPAKTSAPASPAPAAKAAPAEPAPAKPDSKLAPKSETAAAPTSAPKAAPKSAPKDAPKSEPATKSPAADADENTVLRGASAAVVKNMNASLEVPTATSVRAIPAKAMIDNRVVINNHLKRTRGGKISFTHLLGYAIVQAVKKFPNMNRHFAEVDGKPNVVTPAHTNLGLAIDLPGKDGNRTLVVAAIKRCETMKFGQFIAAYEDIVRRARDGKLTAEDFGGVTISLTNPGTIGTVHSVPRLMRGQGAIIGAGAMEYPAEFQGASEERIAELGVGKLITLTSTYDHRIIQGAESGDFLRTIHTLLLDDEFYDEIFMELGIPYEPVRWRIDNPDSIFDKNARIIELIAAYRNRGHLMADIDPLRLDKTRFRSHPDLDVLTHGLTLWDLDREFKVDGFAGAEYKKLRDVLSVLRDAYCRHAGVEYTHILEPEQQRWIQERVETKHAKPTVAEQKYILSKLNAAEAFETFLQTKYVGQKRFSLEGAETVIPMMDAAIDQAAEHGLDEVVIGMPHRGRLNVLANIVGKPYSQIFSEFEGNLNPSQAHGSGDVKYHLGATGTYLQMFGDNDIAVSLVANPSHLEAVDPVLEGLVRAKQDLIDFGSPEEHEAFSVVPMMLHGDAAFAGQGVVAETLNLALLRGYRTGGTIHIIVNNQIGFTTSPHDSRSSEYCTDVAKMVGAPIFHVNGDDPEACVWVAKLAMDFRQQFKKDVVIDMLCYRRRGHNEGDDPSMTQPGMYDVIDTKRGVRKTYTEALIGRGDISMKEAEDALRDYQGQLERVFNEVRELEKHEIEPSESVESDQQTPKGLNTAVDKAVLARIGDAHLAAPQGFNVHPRVQPVLEKRREMAYEGKVDWAFGELLALGSLVAEGKTVRFTGQDVRRGTFTQRHAVIIDRKTGAEFTPLDLLTADADGNPTGGRFMVYDSALSEFAAVGFEYGYSVGNPEAIVLWEAQFGDFVNGAQSIIDEFISSGEAKWGQLSDVVLLLPHGHEGQGPDHTSGRIERFLQVCAEGSMTVAMPSTPANYFHLLRRHALDGIHRPLIVFTPKSMLRNKAAVSEVKDFTEIKFRSVLEEPTYEEGVGDRSTVKRVLLTSGKIYYELVARKAKEKRDDVAIVRIEQLYPLPRRRLAATLDQYPNVSQYFWVQEEPANQGAWPTFGLSLPELLPEKLTGIKRISRRAMSAPSSGSSKVHAVEQQEIIDEAFAP, encoded by the coding sequence ATGTATCGCAAATTCCGCGAAGATCCTTCGTCGGTGGATCCCAGCTGGCACGAGTTCCTGGTGGACTACGCCCCCGAGCCGATCGACGCACCGGCCCAGAGATCTGAGCCCGCCCCGGCAAAGACGTCGGCACCCGCTTCGCCGGCCCCCGCTGCGAAGGCTGCACCCGCGGAGCCGGCCCCGGCAAAGCCGGACAGCAAGCTCGCGCCGAAGAGCGAGACGGCGGCCGCGCCCACGTCCGCACCGAAGGCTGCCCCCAAGTCGGCACCCAAGGACGCCCCCAAGTCCGAGCCGGCCACCAAGTCCCCCGCCGCCGACGCCGACGAGAACACCGTGCTGCGCGGGGCGTCGGCCGCCGTCGTGAAGAACATGAACGCCTCGCTGGAGGTGCCCACCGCCACCAGCGTGCGGGCCATCCCGGCCAAGGCGATGATCGACAACCGCGTGGTCATCAACAACCACCTCAAGCGCACCCGCGGCGGCAAGATCAGCTTCACCCACCTGCTCGGCTACGCCATCGTGCAGGCGGTCAAGAAGTTCCCGAACATGAATCGGCATTTCGCCGAGGTCGACGGCAAGCCGAATGTCGTCACACCGGCGCACACGAATCTGGGCCTCGCGATCGACCTGCCCGGCAAGGACGGTAACCGCACGCTGGTCGTGGCGGCCATCAAGCGTTGCGAGACCATGAAGTTCGGACAGTTCATCGCCGCCTACGAGGACATCGTCCGGCGTGCGCGCGACGGCAAGCTGACCGCCGAGGACTTCGGCGGTGTGACCATCTCGCTGACCAACCCGGGCACCATCGGCACCGTGCACTCGGTGCCGCGCCTGATGCGCGGCCAGGGCGCCATCATCGGCGCCGGCGCCATGGAGTACCCGGCCGAGTTCCAGGGGGCCAGCGAGGAACGCATCGCCGAGCTCGGTGTCGGCAAGCTGATCACCCTGACGTCGACCTATGACCACCGCATCATCCAGGGCGCGGAGTCCGGCGACTTCCTGCGCACGATCCACACCCTGCTGCTCGACGACGAGTTCTACGACGAGATCTTCATGGAGCTGGGGATCCCGTATGAGCCGGTGCGCTGGCGCATCGACAACCCGGACTCGATCTTCGACAAGAACGCCCGGATCATCGAGCTGATCGCGGCCTACCGCAACCGCGGTCACCTGATGGCCGATATCGATCCGCTGCGCCTCGACAAGACCCGTTTCCGCAGCCATCCCGACCTCGACGTGCTGACCCACGGCCTGACGTTGTGGGATCTGGATCGCGAATTCAAGGTCGACGGTTTCGCCGGCGCCGAGTACAAGAAGCTGCGCGATGTGCTCTCGGTGCTGCGCGACGCCTATTGCCGGCACGCCGGTGTGGAATACACCCACATCCTCGAACCCGAGCAGCAGCGCTGGATCCAGGAACGGGTCGAGACCAAGCACGCCAAGCCGACCGTCGCCGAGCAGAAGTACATCCTGAGCAAGCTCAACGCGGCCGAGGCCTTCGAGACCTTCCTGCAGACCAAGTACGTCGGGCAGAAGCGCTTCTCACTGGAGGGCGCGGAGACCGTCATCCCGATGATGGACGCCGCGATCGACCAGGCCGCCGAGCACGGACTCGACGAGGTCGTCATCGGCATGCCGCACCGCGGCCGGCTCAACGTGCTGGCCAATATCGTCGGCAAGCCCTACAGCCAGATCTTCAGCGAGTTCGAGGGCAACCTGAACCCGAGCCAAGCCCACGGCTCCGGCGACGTGAAGTACCACCTCGGCGCCACCGGCACCTACCTGCAGATGTTCGGGGACAACGATATTGCGGTGTCGCTGGTCGCCAACCCGAGCCACCTGGAGGCCGTCGACCCGGTGCTGGAGGGTCTGGTCCGCGCCAAGCAGGACCTGATCGACTTCGGCTCCCCCGAGGAGCACGAGGCGTTCTCGGTGGTGCCGATGATGCTGCACGGTGACGCCGCCTTCGCCGGTCAGGGCGTGGTCGCGGAGACGCTGAACCTGGCGCTGCTGCGCGGGTACCGCACCGGTGGAACCATCCACATCATCGTCAACAACCAGATCGGCTTCACCACCTCGCCGCACGACTCGCGCTCCAGCGAGTACTGCACCGACGTCGCGAAGATGGTCGGCGCACCGATCTTCCACGTCAACGGTGACGATCCCGAGGCGTGCGTCTGGGTGGCCAAGCTGGCCATGGACTTCCGGCAGCAGTTCAAGAAGGACGTCGTCATCGACATGCTGTGCTACCGCCGCCGCGGGCACAACGAGGGTGATGACCCGTCGATGACGCAGCCCGGCATGTACGACGTGATCGACACCAAGCGCGGTGTCCGCAAGACCTACACCGAGGCGCTGATCGGCCGCGGGGACATCTCGATGAAGGAGGCCGAGGACGCGCTGCGCGACTACCAGGGCCAACTGGAGCGGGTGTTCAACGAGGTCCGCGAGCTGGAGAAGCACGAGATCGAACCCAGCGAATCGGTCGAGTCCGACCAGCAGACCCCGAAGGGGCTGAACACCGCCGTCGACAAGGCGGTGCTGGCCCGCATCGGTGACGCGCATCTGGCCGCACCGCAGGGCTTCAACGTCCATCCGCGGGTGCAGCCGGTACTGGAGAAGCGCCGCGAGATGGCCTACGAGGGCAAGGTGGATTGGGCGTTCGGCGAGCTGCTGGCCCTCGGTTCGCTTGTCGCCGAAGGCAAGACGGTTCGATTCACCGGCCAAGATGTCCGCCGTGGCACGTTCACCCAGCGTCACGCGGTGATCATCGACCGCAAGACCGGCGCCGAGTTCACCCCGCTGGACCTGCTGACCGCGGATGCCGATGGCAACCCGACCGGTGGCCGGTTCATGGTGTACGACTCGGCGCTCTCGGAGTTCGCGGCGGTGGGCTTCGAATACGGCTACTCGGTGGGCAACCCCGAGGCAATCGTGTTGTGGGAAGCGCAGTTCGGCGACTTCGTCAACGGCGCACAGTCGATCATCGACGAGTTCATCTCCTCCGGCGAGGCCAAGTGGGGCCAGCTCTCCGACGTGGTGCTGCTGCTGCCGCACGGCCACGAGGGACAGGGCCCCGACCACACGTCGGGCCGCATCGAGCGTTTCCTGCAGGTGTGCGCCGAGGGCTCGATGACCGTGGCAATGCCGTCGACCCCGGCGAACTACTTCCACCTGTTGCGCCGCCACGCCCTCGACGGCATCCACCGGCCGCTGATCGTCTTCACCCCGAAGTCGATGCTGCGCAACAAGGCTGCGGTCAGCGAGGTCAAGGACTTCACCGAGATCAAGTTCCGCTCGGTGCTCGAGGAGCCCACCTACGAGGAGGGCGTCGGTGACCGGTCCACGGTGAAGCGGGTGCTGCTCACCAGCGGCAAGATCTACTACGAGCTGGTGGCCCGCAAGGCCAAGGAGAAGCGCGACGACGTGGCCATCGTGCGCATCGAGCAGCTCTACCCGCTGCCGCGGCGCCGGCTCGCCGCCACACTCGACCAGTATCCCAATGTGTCCCAGTACTTCTGGGTCCAGGAGGAGCCGGCCAACCAGGGCGCATGGCCGACGTTCGGGCTGTCGCTGCCCGAACTCCTGCCGGAGAAGCTGACCGGGATCAAGCGCATCTCCCGGCGTGCGATGTCTGCGCCGTCCTCGGGTTCGTCGAAGGTGCACGCGGTCGAGCAGCAGGAGATCATCGACGAGGCGTTCGCGCCGTAA
- a CDS encoding multidrug effflux MFS transporter: MATSPGVTTERVEPSRLRIITVLGLMIALGPLTIDMYLPALPRIADDLVVSSSVVQLTLTGTLAGLAFGQLIIGPLSDSLGRRVPLMAGIALHMLASLVCLFAPNIQVLGAGRVLQGFGAAAAAVVAVAVVGDLYVDSAAATVMSRLILVLGVAPVIAPSLGAVVLLKASWHWIFAVLVVLAGALLLLAALALPETLPVSHRRPLHVRSIVTTYGALLRDFRFMTLVLVAALSMAGLFGYIAAAPFVLQGDYGLNQQSFALVFAAGAIILIGATQSNVVLLRRFSPQAIMRVALVVSVIAAIVFVALAVTGVAGLAGFLAPVLVILGGMGLVLPNAPAVALSRHHEASGTAAALLGAAQFGVGAVTAPVVGVLGNNEFALASVMLVGSAVALAAMVFVGRPSHAEGDAVEVLGDPLPEPA; encoded by the coding sequence GTGGCAACATCCCCGGGCGTGACAACCGAGCGCGTGGAGCCCAGCAGACTCCGGATCATCACCGTCCTGGGACTGATGATCGCGCTCGGGCCGTTGACCATCGACATGTATCTGCCGGCGCTGCCGCGGATCGCCGACGACCTGGTGGTGTCCTCGTCGGTGGTGCAGTTGACCTTGACCGGCACGCTGGCGGGGCTGGCCTTCGGGCAGCTGATCATCGGACCGCTCTCGGATTCGTTGGGCCGCCGTGTCCCGTTGATGGCAGGTATCGCGCTGCACATGCTGGCCTCGCTGGTGTGCCTGTTCGCGCCGAACATTCAGGTGCTCGGCGCCGGGCGGGTGCTGCAGGGGTTCGGTGCCGCCGCGGCGGCCGTGGTGGCCGTTGCCGTCGTCGGCGACCTGTACGTCGACTCCGCCGCCGCCACCGTGATGTCCCGGCTCATCCTGGTGCTCGGCGTGGCGCCCGTCATCGCGCCGTCGCTGGGTGCGGTGGTGCTGCTCAAGGCGTCGTGGCACTGGATCTTCGCCGTGCTGGTGGTGCTCGCCGGCGCGCTGTTGCTGCTGGCGGCGCTCGCGCTGCCCGAGACTCTCCCGGTGTCGCACCGGCGTCCGCTGCATGTGCGGTCCATCGTCACCACGTACGGCGCGTTGCTGCGCGATTTCCGCTTCATGACGCTGGTGTTGGTGGCCGCGCTGAGCATGGCCGGATTGTTCGGCTACATCGCCGCCGCGCCGTTCGTCCTCCAGGGCGACTACGGGCTGAACCAGCAGTCCTTCGCGCTGGTGTTCGCCGCTGGGGCGATCATCCTGATCGGGGCCACCCAGTCCAATGTGGTGTTGCTGCGCCGGTTCTCCCCGCAGGCGATCATGCGCGTCGCGCTGGTGGTGTCGGTTATCGCCGCGATCGTGTTCGTCGCGCTGGCGGTGACCGGGGTCGCCGGGCTGGCGGGGTTCCTGGCACCCGTGCTGGTGATCCTCGGCGGGATGGGCTTGGTGCTGCCGAATGCGCCCGCCGTCGCGCTGTCCCGGCACCACGAAGCCTCCGGCACGGCGGCTGCGCTGCTGGGCGCCGCCCAGTTCGGGGTCGGTGCGGTGACGGCCCCGGTGGTCGGCGTGCTGGGCAACAACGAGTTCGCGCTGGCGTCGGTCATGTTGGTGGGGTCGGCGGTCGCGTTGGCGGCCATGGTGT